DNA from Rosa rugosa chromosome 6, drRosRugo1.1, whole genome shotgun sequence:
TGCTCCGGTGCACAGCTTGAAAATTAATGACTGCTAGTAAGAACTGGTTTTGAAATTGATAAGGAAACCAATGTATCTTTTAGAATGTCATTAGAAATTTGTTCCAAAAAAAGTAATGCAAGATAGCTTCTGATCTTAATCTCTATCTGCATTACTTGTAGAAGAAGAAGCTGATCCTTTTCGACGGCCAACCAAACAAAACATGAGAATGGCGCTGTTTTGGCTTGTGCAAGGTTGTCAAGCAGGGGATTCTTTGGTGTTTCATTATTCGGGGCATGGATCACAGCAGCGGAACTACACTGGAGACGAGGTGGATGGATATGATGAGACACTGTGTCCCACGGATTATGAGACTCAGGGGATGATCGTGGATGATGAGATCAATGCAACAATTGTTAGGCCTCTTCCTGCTGGAGTTAAACTTCATGCTGTTGTCGATGCTTGCCATAGTGGTACTGTGCTAGATTTGCCATTTCTCTGTAGAATGGACAGGTAACTCACggttttatatattttgttgcttaaatttgttatttctttGTAGCACACTTCAATTTCTTCTTAGAGACTGTTTTCTGCTTATTGTTGCTCTATCAATCTGTTTGATTGGTGCATTCTTGTGTGTGGATGTAGAAATGGGAGGTACATATGGGAGGACCATCGTCCTCGATCAGGTGTTTGGAAGGGAACAAGTGGTGGTGAGGCCATTTCCTTCAGTGGCTGCGACGATGATCAGACCTCTGCTGATACCTCTGTAAGTACTAAGTAGTGGACAAAAGCTTTGAACTGTTCATTCAACTAAAGTGCCAATGTTGCCTTTTCTAGCATAAGGTTACTAAGATAAAAGCTAACACTTCACTGAACACAGGCTCTGTCAAAGATTACCTCAACTGGTGCCATGACTTATGCTTTCATCCAAGCCATAGAGCGCGGACATGCAACTACATACGGAAACATGTTGAATGCAATGCGATCCACCATCCGTAACACTGATGGTGGTGCTGGAGGCGGTATTGTGACAACCCTTATCTCCATGCTTTTGACAGGAGGGAGTCTCGGAAGGTTGAGACAGGTATGATTATCAATGCCTTTAACATTAGTTTGACCATATATGGGATCCAAGTTTGTGGGTGTGTCTATGCTGATTTCAGTTGGCATCTCTAACGTCCCTTTGGTTTTTGCTGCAGGAACCACAGCTAACTGCCAATCAACAATATGATGTGTATACAAAACCTTTCTCCCTATAGGGTATTAAGAGCAATATTTTCATCCTACTGCTCATGCCCCAACCTCCCAGTAGTGTTCTGTACTCATGTATAGTTCTAGGACCCAATTTTGTAATCTGCAAGTTCTATTGTATGTGACTGTCAATGTTTGATCTTCAATATATGCTAATATTCTTTAATTCTTTCAACATCTATTCTGAAATCTGTATCTGAAACTTCCATCTGATGATGGAATTGTTCCTTATTATATTGAAAATTAGTGCAGACAGAACGATTCTCACCTAATCTCCTCCATATCCTTCATACAGATTTCATGAATACGACGTTTATCCAGTACTCCATTTCCAATTATTCTGTAAGATAGAGAATCCTATCTTGACTACGATTTTCACCTAATCTCTTTCCTATAAGAATGAATGACTTTGATCAAATATGGAAACCTTGTATGCTAAGATTGGGTCAAAAGTTGAGACATTTTTCTCAAACAATAATTAATCAGAGAAGTAATACGGAAACAGATTATTATTAGAACTTGCATTACAATATGCTAAGATTCTCTCAACATATAACAAAAAAGAATAATGAATCAGAATTATTGGGAAGCCATTCTTAGATATACTTGTTATGCATCTGCATCTTCTACTTTCTTGCAGTGCTCTGAGTTGGCTTTTTCATCAACTGCACGCATTGCTTCTTATACCTTGCGCTGTCCTTGATAGCCATCTCCTTGTAGAACTGCAGAATGTATATatcttttagttttcttttttgtttcgaAATAAACGAGTACAAGAAAACTGAACTGCAAGTTTTTGATTGAACGTCGAGAGAACTTGAGAGATCACAtactcttttctttgtttgaggGAGTTGGCACCACATTCGACCAAGTTGCTTACTTGTTTCCCCAAATGAAGAGGATTTAACAGAACCCCAAGTTGCcatcacaaagaaagcataagaAGTGCATGGCCTTATGGGAAACCTATGCCTTCTTAGCACCGTCTCAAACACATCATCAGTCTTTTGATTCCTTCCTCCATACCTCTTCTTCCCACCAGGCCTTAACCCTGACGACAACATTGATGTACGAGGAAAATAGTTCACTGGAGATATCACCCCACTTCTCAGCCTCGTCACAATTGGTCCAGTACTACTCCCACCCTCTTCAGGAAATTGACTATGCTGATCCTCCAGTTCTTGAACATCATTTGGTGGTGTCACATATGAAGAAAAACTTGAACTTTGACATGAACGATGTTCATTTTCGGGGTAAGATGCATCTGCACCAAGAGAGTTAAACAGGCTGTTGTTGTAATCAGAGATATGTTTCTCCTGAATGTTGAACTGAattgagaatttcaaattcCCAGTGTCGCCTCTGACTTGAATGGTGTCTCCGGTGAGAAATCCGGAGAGTTGGAGAGGAGTTGTGGGCATCAACGAAGAATTT
Protein-coding regions in this window:
- the LOC133715487 gene encoding metacaspase-1-like, with the protein product MLMLVDCSNCHTPLQLPAGAQVIRCGLCNAVTRIAGTSSSSSRSLLPPHPQSPSSSSPHAPPGTPPSAHGRKRAVLCAVSYKGTRRELKGCINDAKCMKYLLVNKFKFPESSIVMLTEEEADPFRRPTKQNMRMALFWLVQGCQAGDSLVFHYSGHGSQQRNYTGDEVDGYDETLCPTDYETQGMIVDDEINATIVRPLPAGVKLHAVVDACHSGTVLDLPFLCRMDRNGRYIWEDHRPRSGVWKGTSGGEAISFSGCDDDQTSADTSALSKITSTGAMTYAFIQAIERGHATTYGNMLNAMRSTIRNTDGGAGGGIVTTLISMLLTGGSLGRLRQEPQLTANQQYDVYTKPFSL